One Natator depressus isolate rNatDep1 chromosome 3, rNatDep2.hap1, whole genome shotgun sequence DNA segment encodes these proteins:
- the STON1 gene encoding stonin-1 isoform X1 → MCSTYPANWVTFDDEPLSQSPQKSVENSNTCKANGLNLNLANMHKSSSRSTSTNRTPLSSPVADFYLNPGPPSNSPLSTPTKEYPGSRCIPKSGIHILYPIPELSSNINLHPPPGTCSSLAFQKLSTAPNDNPPKILVSKQGAPGEINPTYQESCNKLEDQLELERFQYFQNECAFSSLFWKEGCSTSMSPYNIDTQRKDKKLCRSICRPKEKDTCHDQKSLNQNSFSYICERLEHLQTDTLGSLSASSLHAWHNLSSFIPYSLFRSQKKDGWPFMLRIPEKKNMMSSRQWGPIYLKVLPGGILQMYYEKGLEKPFKEFQLQPYCKLSEPKLENCSVSGKIHTVKIEYVSYTEKRKYHPKAEVVHEPEVEQMLKLGTMDYNDFTDFLATVEEELMKLPAICKQKRNYEEQEIILEIVDKFWGKVTKTEGKLVESAVITHIYCMCFVNGNTECFFTLNDLALQKRDEFYFDKDLEKKWIDILDYHFHKCVKTHEFEQSRIIKFTPLDACRIELMRFKTLYIGQDLPFSLKAAVVVQGAYIELQAFINMSSTSLIPARLHSMKYCENVMICFPVPAQWIKALWTMNLQRQKSLKAKMNRKTCLGSLHEVESDPVIQVSIGTAKYESAYRAVVWKIDRLPDKNSSPYHPYSLSYKLELGSDQEIPSDWYPFATVQFVMLDACASGTEVKSLGIECDVQPQKHLNQKTCYNCQVEIEKKWIRLDGEDPDKASTCLMQ, encoded by the exons ATGTGTTCCACATATCCAGCAAACTGGGTCACTTTTGATGATGAACCCCTGTCTCAATCTCCTCAAAAATCAGTGGAAAATAGTAATACCTGTAAAGCAAATGGTCTTAATCTCAATCTTGCTAATATGCATAAATCTTCAAGTAGGTCAACTTCTACAAACAGAACTCCACTTTCTTCTCCTGTAGCTGACTTTTACTTAAATCCTGGACCTCCTAGTAACTCTCCACTTTCTACACCTACCAAAGAATATCCAGGAAGTCGCTGTATCCCCAAATCAGGAATTCACATCCTTTATCCTATTCCTGAATTGTCATCAAACATTAACCTTCACCCACCACCTGGGACTTGTTCTTCCTTAGCTTTTCAGAAACTGAGCACTGCACCTAATGATAATCCACCTAAGATTTTAGTCTCTAAACAAGGAGCCCCGGGTGAAATAAATCCTACTTACCAAGAAAGCTGCAATAAATTAGAAGATCAGTTGGAATTGGAACGCTTCCAATATTTTCAGAATGAGTGTGCTTTTTCAAGTCTATTTTGGAAAGAGGGGTGTTCAACTAGCATGTCTCCCTATAATATTGACACACAAAGAAAGGATAAAAAGCTTTGCAGAAGTATTTGCCGTCCTAAAGAAAAAGACACTTGCCATGATCAGAAAAGTCTCAATCAGAATTCCTTCAGTTATATCTGTGAAAGGCTTGAACATTTGCAAACTGATACTTTGGGAAGCCTGTCTGCCTCCAGCTTACATGCATGGCATAATCTCTCTTCTTTCATTCCATACAGTCTCTTCAGGAGCCAGAAAAAAGATGGTTGGCCTTTCATGCTAAGAATTCCTGAGAAGAAGAATATGATGTCATCTCGGCAGTGGGGTCCTATTTATCTTAAAGTCCTACCTGGAGGCATTTTACAAATGTACTACGAGAAGGGCCTTGAAAAACCTTTTAAAGAATTCCAGCTCCAACCATACTGTAAACTGTCAGAACCCAAGCTAGAGAACTGTAGTGTTTCAGGAAAAATCCATACCGTGAAGATTGAATATGTGTCTtatacagagaaaagaaaataccaCCCCAAAGCAGAAGTGGTCCATGAACCAGAGGTGGAGCAGATGCTAAAGTTAGGAACCATGGATTACAATGACTTCACTGACTTCCTTGCAACAGTTGAGGAAGAGTTAATGAAGCTTCCTGCCATTTGTAAGCAAAAGAGAAATTATGAGGAACAAGAAATTATACTAGAAATAGTGGATAAGTTTTGGGGGAAAGTCActaaaacagaaggaaaactTGTAGAAAGTGCTGTCATCACACACATTTATTGTATGTGTTTTGTGAATGGCaatactgaatgcttttttaCTTTAAATGATCTAGCACTCCAGAAAAGAGATGAATTTTATTTTGACAAGGACCTGGAGAAGAAATGGATTGATATTCTTGACTACCATTTCCATAAGTGTGTCAAAACACATGAGTTTGAGCAATCTAGAATTATTAAGTTTACACCTCTGGATGCCTGTAGGATAGAACTGATGCGTTTCAAGACACTGTATATTGGGCAAGACCTTCCATTTTCTTTAAAGGCTGCAGTAGTTGTTCAGGGAGCATACATAGAACTTCAGGCTTTTATAAACATGTCTTCTACTTCTCTGATTCCAGCACGTTTGCATTCCATGAAATACTGTGAAAATGTCATGATATGCTTTCCAGTTCCTGCACAGTGGATCAAAGCACTTTGGACCATGAATCTCCAAAGACAGAAGTCCCTAAAAgcaaaaatgaacagaaaaacaTGCCTTGGTTCTTTACATGAAGTTGAATCTGATCCTGTAATTCAGGTCTCAATTGGAACAGCAAAATATGAAAGTGCCTATAGGGCTGTAGTGTGGAAGATAGACAGACTTCCGGATAAAAACTCAA GCCCATATCATCCATACAGTCTGTCTTACAAACTAGAACTTGGATCAGACCAGGAAATACCTTCTGACTGGTATCCATTTGCAACTGTACAGTTTGTCATGCTTGATGCGTGTGCCTCAGGGACTGAAGTAAAATCGCTGGGCATAGAGTGTGATGTTCAGCCCCAGAAACATTTGAACCAGAAAACTTGCTACAACTGCCAG GTTGAAATTGAAAAGAAGTGGATCAGGCTTGATGGAGAAGACCCAGATAAGGCTAGCACCTGCCTAATGCAGTAA
- the STON1 gene encoding stonin-1 isoform X2 has protein sequence MCSTYPANWVTFDDEPLSQSPQKSVENSNTCKANGLNLNLANMHKSSSRSTSTNRTPLSSPVADFYLNPGPPSNSPLSTPTKEYPGSRCIPKSGIHILYPIPELSSNINLHPPPGTCSSLAFQKLSTAPNDNPPKILVSKQGAPGEINPTYQESCNKLEDQLELERFQYFQNECAFSSLFWKEGCSTSMSPYNIDTQRKDKKLCRSICRPKEKDTCHDQKSLNQNSFSYICERLEHLQTDTLGSLSASSLHAWHNLSSFIPYSLFRSQKKDGWPFMLRIPEKKNMMSSRQWGPIYLKVLPGGILQMYYEKGLEKPFKEFQLQPYCKLSEPKLENCSVSGKIHTVKIEYVSYTEKRKYHPKAEVVHEPEVEQMLKLGTMDYNDFTDFLATVEEELMKLPAISRLHSMKYCENVMICFPVPAQWIKALWTMNLQRQKSLKAKMNRKTCLGSLHEVESDPVIQVSIGTAKYESAYRAVVWKIDRLPDKNSSPYHPYSLSYKLELGSDQEIPSDWYPFATVQFVMLDACASGTEVKSLGIECDVQPQKHLNQKTCYNCQVEIEKKWIRLDGEDPDKASTCLMQ, from the exons ATGTGTTCCACATATCCAGCAAACTGGGTCACTTTTGATGATGAACCCCTGTCTCAATCTCCTCAAAAATCAGTGGAAAATAGTAATACCTGTAAAGCAAATGGTCTTAATCTCAATCTTGCTAATATGCATAAATCTTCAAGTAGGTCAACTTCTACAAACAGAACTCCACTTTCTTCTCCTGTAGCTGACTTTTACTTAAATCCTGGACCTCCTAGTAACTCTCCACTTTCTACACCTACCAAAGAATATCCAGGAAGTCGCTGTATCCCCAAATCAGGAATTCACATCCTTTATCCTATTCCTGAATTGTCATCAAACATTAACCTTCACCCACCACCTGGGACTTGTTCTTCCTTAGCTTTTCAGAAACTGAGCACTGCACCTAATGATAATCCACCTAAGATTTTAGTCTCTAAACAAGGAGCCCCGGGTGAAATAAATCCTACTTACCAAGAAAGCTGCAATAAATTAGAAGATCAGTTGGAATTGGAACGCTTCCAATATTTTCAGAATGAGTGTGCTTTTTCAAGTCTATTTTGGAAAGAGGGGTGTTCAACTAGCATGTCTCCCTATAATATTGACACACAAAGAAAGGATAAAAAGCTTTGCAGAAGTATTTGCCGTCCTAAAGAAAAAGACACTTGCCATGATCAGAAAAGTCTCAATCAGAATTCCTTCAGTTATATCTGTGAAAGGCTTGAACATTTGCAAACTGATACTTTGGGAAGCCTGTCTGCCTCCAGCTTACATGCATGGCATAATCTCTCTTCTTTCATTCCATACAGTCTCTTCAGGAGCCAGAAAAAAGATGGTTGGCCTTTCATGCTAAGAATTCCTGAGAAGAAGAATATGATGTCATCTCGGCAGTGGGGTCCTATTTATCTTAAAGTCCTACCTGGAGGCATTTTACAAATGTACTACGAGAAGGGCCTTGAAAAACCTTTTAAAGAATTCCAGCTCCAACCATACTGTAAACTGTCAGAACCCAAGCTAGAGAACTGTAGTGTTTCAGGAAAAATCCATACCGTGAAGATTGAATATGTGTCTtatacagagaaaagaaaataccaCCCCAAAGCAGAAGTGGTCCATGAACCAGAGGTGGAGCAGATGCTAAAGTTAGGAACCATGGATTACAATGACTTCACTGACTTCCTTGCAACAGTTGAGGAAGAGTTAATGAAGCTTCCTGCCATTT CACGTTTGCATTCCATGAAATACTGTGAAAATGTCATGATATGCTTTCCAGTTCCTGCACAGTGGATCAAAGCACTTTGGACCATGAATCTCCAAAGACAGAAGTCCCTAAAAgcaaaaatgaacagaaaaacaTGCCTTGGTTCTTTACATGAAGTTGAATCTGATCCTGTAATTCAGGTCTCAATTGGAACAGCAAAATATGAAAGTGCCTATAGGGCTGTAGTGTGGAAGATAGACAGACTTCCGGATAAAAACTCAA GCCCATATCATCCATACAGTCTGTCTTACAAACTAGAACTTGGATCAGACCAGGAAATACCTTCTGACTGGTATCCATTTGCAACTGTACAGTTTGTCATGCTTGATGCGTGTGCCTCAGGGACTGAAGTAAAATCGCTGGGCATAGAGTGTGATGTTCAGCCCCAGAAACATTTGAACCAGAAAACTTGCTACAACTGCCAG GTTGAAATTGAAAAGAAGTGGATCAGGCTTGATGGAGAAGACCCAGATAAGGCTAGCACCTGCCTAATGCAGTAA